In Heyndrickxia vini, the sequence CATCATTCCAATACTTAGGTAAGTATTCAACAAAGTCATACCCTACTGTAATGATAACATCTGCAAGGTCAAATCCACAAAGAACATAGTCTTTCGCTTGCATTCCCACTGTATAAAGTGTTAAGGGATGATTAGATGGTAATACGCCCTTTGCCATAAAAGTATTCACTACAGGAATATTCTTTTCTTCAGCAAATCGTCTTAAACTCTCTGTTGCACCGTCTCGTATGACCCCATTTCCGGCTAAAATGATTGGTCTTTTTGCCTTATTTATTATTTCTGCCGCTTTTTTCAGCTCCTCTTTGGCTGGTGATGAAATCGGTAGCGGGGAAACTGGTAATGGCTCTCCTTTTGTGTCCATCATGGCAATATCCTCAGGTAGTTCAATATGGACGGCACCGGGTTTCTCCAAAACCGCTGTTTTAAATGCCTTTCTTATAATTTCGGGTATGGTATGTGGAACACGAATTTGTTGATTCCATTTTGTAATTTCTTCAAAAACACCAATGATATCAACATATTGATGCGATTCCTTATGTATACGTTCAAGTCCAGCCTGTCCGGTAATTGCCACAACTGGAGCATGATCAAGAAATGCATCGCCAATGCCGGTGATTAAATTGGTCGCTCCTGGACCAAGTGTTGCCAAACATACTCCCGGCTTTCCTGTTAATCTCCCGTACACATCTGCCATAAACGCGGCTGCTTGTTCGTGATGAACCACAACGAATTCGATATTCGAGCCGATAAGTGAATCAATTAAATCCGTATTTTCTTCCCCAGGAATACCGAAAATATATTGAACACCTTCATTTTCTAAACATCGTACAAACAAATCTGATGCTTTCAAAAATACTCCCTCCTCATACCATTTTGGATAGCTTTCCAATTTGCATAAGAGTTTATGTGTTGGAAATATTAAATATAGGAATAGATTCGAATATTCTACGTGTATGGTATTTCAATCAATCAGGAGGATTATGGATGAAGCTTGCAGATATATTGGTTATTATCGGTTTTTTCGTAGTTGCGGTTGTTGTAATTGCGATTATACTATTTCTCATATTTTTATTAATATTTGATCGAAATCAGAAGAGCCATTCGATTTTACGGAACTATCCTGCACTTGGTCGAGTTCGCTATTTTTTTGAAAAAATTGGTCCTGAAATGCGGCAATATTGGTTTAATAGTGATACGGAAGGGAAGCCATTTTCAAGGGATGACTATGAGCATATCGTCAAAGGTGCAAAGTATAAACGTGATGTTGTCGGATTTGGTTCACGACGCGATTTCGATGAGGAAGGTTTTTATGTGAGAAACGATATGTTTCCGAAATTAACCGAAGAAATCAAGATGGACGACGAAGCAAAGGTTTTCACTAAAAGATATTTATTGTTAAAGGATCCACTGTTCTCGCAAAGGGAAGAGAAATGGGAGGATGATGAGTCACCTGCTTATTTACTGCATGATGATGATGCGGTTGTCATTGGTCCCAATACAAAATATCCTTTTAAATTAAAAGGGTTGATCGGGATGTCTGCCATGAGTTACGGTGCATTGGGGAAAAACGCCATTACCGCTTTATCAAAGGGACTGGGAATGGCCAAAGGAACGTGGATGAATACCGGTGAAGGTGGTTTATCTCCGTACCATCTGGAAGGTGATGTTGATATCATCATGCAAATCGGCCCCGGTTTATTTGGTATCCGTAATAAACTTGGCGATGTCGACTGGGAAGAATTAAAAAGAAAAAGTGAAATTCCACAAATTAAAGCATTTGAATTAAAGCTTGCCCAAGGTGCCAAAGCGCGTGGTGGACATATTGATGGAGAAAAGGTAAATCCGGAAATTGCGGAAATTCGAAAGGTGGAACCATATAAATCGGTTGATAGTCCAAATCGTTTCCATCAATTTAGCGATGTACCAACAATGTGTGATTTTATTGAAAAAATTCGTAGTACAACTGGAAAACCCGTTGGGATGAAGATTGTTGTCGGCGGAAATGATAGTGTTGAAGAATTAGCGAAATATATGAAGGAAACAGGGAAAGGTCCCGATTTTATCACCGTCGATGGAGGTGAAGGTGGAACTGGGGCTTCCTATCAAGAATTAATTGATAGTGTAGGCTTACCGATTAAATCGGCAATTCCTATTCTTGTATCCACCCTCCAAAAATACGGAGTACGTGACAGGGTGAAAATCATTGCATCGGGAAAATTATTTACCCCAGACCGAATTGCCATTGCACTAGCTATGGGAGCTGATTTAGTCAATATCGCACGGGGGTTTATGATCACTGTCGGATGTATTCAAACGTTGAAATGTCATTCTAATGCCTGCCCAGTTGGAGTGGCAACAACTGATCCCGATCTTCAAAAGGCACTTGTTATTGACGAAAAGAAATACCGGGTTGTCAATTTCCTTGTGACATTAAGAAAAGGGTTATTCCGAATATCAGCTGCTGCAGGTATAGACTCACCCGTTCATTTTGAACCAAAACATGTCATGTATAAAGATGATAAAGGGATTGTCTACTCTTTAGAAAATATTCTTCAAGAAATCCAGCAACAAACCGGTAGTGTGAGCTAATCCTTTTGATAATAACAATCATCCTTTTTTGTCCGATACGCCAAGGAGTTACTTTTTTTCATGTTCATGTGCACGAATCCATTGGATGCGTGCAGGAAAAGCGGTTTTTTCTGTGCTCTCGTGCACGAAACCCTCGGATGCGTGCAGGTAAGGCGGCTTTTTCCTTGCTCTCGTGCACGAATCCGTCGAATGCGTGCAGGTAAGGCGGCTTTTTCCTTGCTCTCGTACACGAAACCCTTGGATACGTGCAGGAAACACGGTTTTTTCCTTGCTCTTGTGCACGAAACCCTCGGATGCGTGCAGGAAAAGCGGTTTTTTCTGTGCTCTCGTGCACGAAACCCTCGGATGTCTTTGGAAGCTCAAAGCTACAAAAAACGCCAATGACGGAATTCTCAAGTATTCCTCATTGGCGTTTTGTTTTTTATTTCACAATAATTACCGGACAATGTGCAGAGTGTGCAACTTGATGACTGACGCTGCCTAATAAAGCTTCTTTAATGACGCCTTTACCAGTGTTTCCAATAACGATAACATCATAATTATGCTTTTTAGCATACTGGGTAATGTTAGATGCTGGATCTCCATGTATGATGTGCGTTTCATAGGAAATGCCTGATTCAGCAAGAAATTGAACAGCTGGTGCTAATACCTCTTGATCTTCCTCTTTCATTAATTCATCTAAATCGATATTCAGTATCGGTTCTTGAAGTGGAAGATCCTTATTTATATGCAGAATTGTTACTTTTTCTGAATTTAGTGATTTGGCAAGTTCTGCAGCATGCTGCAATGCATGTGCAGAAGGTGCCGATCCGTCCAGTCCAACTAAAATTTTGCTATACATTTAAATCGTCCTTTCACGAAATATTTGCGAAAACATTAATGTGCTACCCTATCGACATGTGCAAGATGCTTGCGGCCAAAAGCAATAACTAACATCGCAATGAAAACAAATATTGCTCCACTATAAAAAGGTATGTGCGGATTAAACTTTTCGGCAAGTTTATTGGCTAACCAAGGTCCAATTGCCCCACCAATAAAACGAACAAAACTATATGCTGCTGAAGCTGTTGCACGTTCGACTGGTGCAACTTCCATCACAGCAGTTGTAATTAACGTATTATTGGTTCCAAGGAATAGACCCGCAATGATAACACAAACAATAACAGTAGTACTTGAGTCGGTCCAAATTCCCATTGCTAATAATGTTAATGCAAATAAAGTTAACATTGTGCACATTGACTTAATTGTTCCAAATTTCGCTTGAATTTTTGGTGCAACAAATACAGAAGTAAATGCTAGACAAAGTCCCCATCCTAAAAACACAAATCCAAGACCATGCTCATGCAAGCCCATTACAAATGGAGCAAATGCCATAAGTGTAAAGAAACCGATATTATATAGGAAAGCTGTTAATCCGAGTCTAAATAATCCCGGAAATTTCAATGCTTTCAATGGATCTAAAACGGAGCTTTTTGTCTTAGGTTTAGTTACCTTTGGCATTTTCAATAATAAAGATAAAAAGGCGATAATCATTAAAACACTAACACCATAAAATGGTCCGCGCCAAGAGATGGAACCTAATTCTCCGCCAAGTAATGGGCCTACAGAAATACCAAGGCCAATAGCGGCTTCATATAAAATAATTGCTTTTGCTGTTCCACCAACAGATAGTCCAACGATAGCGGATAGTGCAGTAGCGATAAATAACGAGTTACCAAGTCCCCAGCCACCACGGAAGCTGACAACTCCCCAAATTCCATTAGATGAACCAGCTAAAGCGGAAAAAATAACAATTAATATAATACCCGATAATAATGTCCACTTAACACCAATGCGGCTAGAAACGACACCGGTAATTAACATGGCGATACCCGTAATTAAGTTATAACTGGAAAATAATAAAGAAACTTGACTCGGTGTCGCATGCAATTTTTCGGCAATTGCCGGTAAGATTGGATCAACAAGACCTAATCCCATGAAAGAAATAATCGTTGCAAAGAAGATTACCCAAACAACAAGCGGTTGTTTCGCCGGTTGATTATGGGCTTTCAGTGCTTCTTCTGTCATAAAGTAAAACCCCTTTTTATTGTTTTTGAAATAAAAAATGAAAACAAAAATGGTAAACAATCCTGCTCGCAACCATTCCTTATTTTCACTCAAAAAAGTAAAATATATGTTCTGATTTACGTTAAAAAGTATACTACTTTCTAACGTTAACGTCAACGTTAATTTCCATTCGTGCAAAATTAAATCTTATGTTATCTTAATATATATAGATACACGTAAAAAATTTTACTGATAAAATAAACTACAATATCGTAACTCCATTATTTCATTAATACGAGGAGAGTTAGTATGGATGGATTAAAAATAGACGAAGTAGCTAAACAAAGCGGCCTAACAAAAAGAACAATCCGTTATTATGAACAAATCGGCATTCTCCCATCTCCCCCGCGCAGTGATGGAGGATTTAGACTATATTCTCAAGAACATGTCGATTTTTTAAAGAAAATCACGAATGCTAAAGAAGTATTAGGATTCACACTGCAGGAATTACAAGAATTTATTACCCTTAGTGACATGTTAGAGTTACAAAGAATGGACTATCGGCAAGTAAAAGGAACAAGTTTGCAAAGGG encodes:
- a CDS encoding universal stress protein, whose translation is MYSKILVGLDGSAPSAHALQHAAELAKSLNSEKVTILHINKDLPLQEPILNIDLDELMKEEDQEVLAPAVQFLAESGISYETHIIHGDPASNITQYAKKHNYDVIVIGNTGKGVIKEALLGSVSHQVAHSAHCPVIIVK
- a CDS encoding MerR family transcriptional regulator, which translates into the protein MDGLKIDEVAKQSGLTKRTIRYYEQIGILPSPPRSDGGFRLYSQEHVDFLKKITNAKEVLGFTLQELQEFITLSDMLELQRMDYRQVKGTSLQREKLEKVYQTVNEQLKLIEQKKKNIIKLETDLVSLRDRAKEALIRFEKEEL
- a CDS encoding FMN-binding glutamate synthase family protein, with product MKLADILVIIGFFVVAVVVIAIILFLIFLLIFDRNQKSHSILRNYPALGRVRYFFEKIGPEMRQYWFNSDTEGKPFSRDDYEHIVKGAKYKRDVVGFGSRRDFDEEGFYVRNDMFPKLTEEIKMDDEAKVFTKRYLLLKDPLFSQREEKWEDDESPAYLLHDDDAVVIGPNTKYPFKLKGLIGMSAMSYGALGKNAITALSKGLGMAKGTWMNTGEGGLSPYHLEGDVDIIMQIGPGLFGIRNKLGDVDWEELKRKSEIPQIKAFELKLAQGAKARGGHIDGEKVNPEIAEIRKVEPYKSVDSPNRFHQFSDVPTMCDFIEKIRSTTGKPVGMKIVVGGNDSVEELAKYMKETGKGPDFITVDGGEGGTGASYQELIDSVGLPIKSAIPILVSTLQKYGVRDRVKIIASGKLFTPDRIAIALAMGADLVNIARGFMITVGCIQTLKCHSNACPVGVATTDPDLQKALVIDEKKYRVVNFLVTLRKGLFRISAAAGIDSPVHFEPKHVMYKDDKGIVYSLENILQEIQQQTGSVS
- a CDS encoding acetolactate synthase large subunit — its product is MKASDLFVRCLENEGVQYIFGIPGEENTDLIDSLIGSNIEFVVVHHEQAAAFMADVYGRLTGKPGVCLATLGPGATNLITGIGDAFLDHAPVVAITGQAGLERIHKESHQYVDIIGVFEEITKWNQQIRVPHTIPEIIRKAFKTAVLEKPGAVHIELPEDIAMMDTKGEPLPVSPLPISSPAKEELKKAAEIINKAKRPIILAGNGVIRDGATESLRRFAEEKNIPVVNTFMAKGVLPSNHPLTLYTVGMQAKDYVLCGFDLADVIITVGYDFVEYLPKYWNDEAKNPIVHIDSLPAEVDAYYPLASELVGNVKEGLESLQSLIDRKELWPKLKELKSQLDDKLHADDQASGSPIKPQRIIADLKKAEKGEAIIISDVGAHKLWVARMYQPEKPNHTIISNGWASMGIAVPGAIAAKLAHPDKPVFAITGDGGFLMNGVEIATAKRLGLAIIIIIFYDSKFGLIEWKQLNKFNRTNDIAFTDPNFLEFARSFGVKGIKVTHSDELLPALEEAMKEKDIVLIDVDVDYSENVKLSKTLGDYICKL
- a CDS encoding MFS transporter, producing MTEEALKAHNQPAKQPLVVWVIFFATIISFMGLGLVDPILPAIAEKLHATPSQVSLLFSSYNLITGIAMLITGVVSSRIGVKWTLLSGIILIVIFSALAGSSNGIWGVVSFRGGWGLGNSLFIATALSAIVGLSVGGTAKAIILYEAAIGLGISVGPLLGGELGSISWRGPFYGVSVLMIIAFLSLLLKMPKVTKPKTKSSVLDPLKALKFPGLFRLGLTAFLYNIGFFTLMAFAPFVMGLHEHGLGFVFLGWGLCLAFTSVFVAPKIQAKFGTIKSMCTMLTLFALTLLAMGIWTDSSTTVIVCVIIAGLFLGTNNTLITTAVMEVAPVERATASAAYSFVRFIGGAIGPWLANKLAEKFNPHIPFYSGAIFVFIAMLVIAFGRKHLAHVDRVAH